A genome region from Nitrospira sp. includes the following:
- a CDS encoding ABC transporter substrate-binding protein has protein sequence MSVISRRRFLQVSAMAGSALLLSDVTDRVLGLSPNKSVASAAEPIKIGILDPLSSPYKTSSIHDVHGANVAVDLFNKRGGVLGRPVVILEADDASNPETALQAAKKFVHDDRVDVLMGTFNADCALVVSELAKKENKLFMVTGAHLPELTGAACSSHTFVFMPNASMMAQAVVPHLVKAYGPRWYMLTTSSLDGKAMAQAMVTAGQAHGVEFVGETLVPFGATDFSAALTVAKDKHPTLVVLNLYGWDLVHALKAYTKLELAKDKIGVGGMIAGEQIGRPLGYANNAGIWGLIWDPKVDSEGSRRFIQGVVDKYSHTPTSRCYLGYTAMTQILEAIQRAGSTDAQALIKVLEGHEFDGLKEGRSYFRAADHQHVQDVLVGEAYGKELGLGHYKILARVGGEGVAALAQPGVCQL, from the coding sequence ATGAGTGTGATCTCGCGACGACGGTTCTTGCAAGTATCGGCCATGGCCGGCAGCGCACTGCTTTTGAGCGATGTGACCGACCGTGTGCTAGGTCTCTCGCCCAATAAATCGGTGGCCTCTGCTGCAGAGCCGATCAAGATCGGGATTCTTGATCCGCTGTCGAGTCCCTATAAGACATCCTCGATCCATGATGTGCACGGGGCAAACGTGGCGGTGGATCTGTTCAACAAGCGTGGTGGTGTCCTGGGGCGGCCGGTGGTGATTCTCGAGGCTGATGATGCGTCGAACCCTGAGACAGCTCTTCAGGCTGCCAAGAAGTTCGTCCATGACGATCGCGTAGACGTTCTGATGGGCACGTTCAACGCAGACTGTGCGCTCGTCGTGTCAGAGTTGGCAAAGAAGGAGAATAAGTTGTTCATGGTCACGGGCGCTCATCTTCCCGAGTTGACCGGAGCTGCGTGTAGTTCACACACCTTCGTGTTTATGCCGAATGCTTCGATGATGGCACAAGCGGTCGTGCCGCACTTGGTCAAGGCATACGGCCCTCGCTGGTACATGCTGACGACCAGCTCGTTGGATGGCAAAGCTATGGCTCAAGCCATGGTCACGGCCGGTCAGGCTCATGGGGTGGAGTTTGTGGGCGAGACGCTGGTGCCCTTTGGAGCAACCGACTTCAGTGCGGCATTGACCGTGGCTAAGGACAAACATCCGACACTCGTGGTGCTCAACCTCTATGGGTGGGACTTGGTCCACGCGTTGAAGGCCTACACGAAACTCGAGTTGGCCAAAGATAAAATCGGTGTCGGGGGAATGATCGCGGGGGAACAAATTGGCCGGCCGCTTGGGTATGCCAACAATGCCGGCATTTGGGGACTGATCTGGGACCCGAAGGTCGACAGTGAGGGTTCGAGACGGTTTATTCAGGGCGTGGTCGATAAGTATAGTCACACGCCCACTTCGCGTTGTTATCTCGGATATACCGCCATGACGCAGATCCTCGAGGCGATTCAGCGCGCGGGGTCGACCGATGCCCAAGCTCTGATTAAGGTATTGGAAGGACACGAGTTTGATGGGCTCAAAGAAGGTCGGTCGTACTTCAGGGCTGCAGATCATCAGCATGTGCAGGATGTGTTGGTCGGAGAAGCCTACGGCAAAGAGTTAGGACTGGGGCATTACAAGATTCTGGCACGGGTTGGAGGTGAGGGTGTTGCGGCTCTGGCCCAGCCGGGGGTCTGTCAGCTGTAA
- a CDS encoding OmpA family protein: protein MRRAIWTLIILNSLIAQSVPVTYAQTLATQSSSTEAKLLALQQEREQLLATLGEFHDRIRDLESRLGDRQSEPAAASYDQLLSAKEAELVELRRLGPEREKLTGQLAATTHELGQARQRIGTLEQQLAARDKDLVALQSRSTAVAELEVARRRIIDLEAHIARQDHELRAVRMGAAERESLEAQLQTATTTIDSLKARISTLDQQLKDREKAYETVRSRLLERDKLVPQYNAMIAEIHQARHRIAALEQQINEQVRDVAPRPRNTPPTGRQRVASTDQSAGETGRPTLGEKSALTGKSTGRSGGPSQSPSSQSEARSGNFADVKEELLRVLSTDSGQKTLSFRQDGNRLTVALASNWLFTAGDASLTPEGTTMLKRIGTVLGPLSDKFVQVTGHTDNQALSKGLQKSFPDNKAFSWARAENARRALVTGGMPADRTKAVGLADTRPLTSNATEQGRQKNRRLELIIFQNPTVASAVEESGREHDRLAALSAIH from the coding sequence ATGAGACGAGCTATTTGGACGCTCATCATTCTCAATTCCCTCATCGCACAATCTGTTCCCGTCACCTACGCGCAAACCCTGGCAACGCAATCCTCATCGACTGAGGCGAAGCTCCTAGCCCTCCAACAGGAGCGTGAGCAGTTACTGGCGACCCTTGGGGAATTCCACGACCGGATTCGCGACCTCGAAAGCCGGCTTGGCGATCGACAGAGCGAACCCGCCGCCGCATCCTATGATCAATTGCTGAGTGCCAAGGAGGCGGAACTCGTAGAATTGAGACGGTTAGGCCCTGAGCGCGAGAAACTAACTGGGCAATTAGCGGCCACGACTCACGAGTTAGGACAGGCTCGTCAACGCATTGGAACACTTGAGCAACAGCTGGCGGCACGAGACAAAGACCTGGTCGCCCTCCAATCCCGCTCGACGGCCGTCGCAGAACTTGAGGTGGCTCGGCGCCGAATCATTGACCTGGAGGCTCACATCGCCCGGCAAGATCATGAGCTCCGCGCGGTTCGTATGGGAGCCGCTGAGCGGGAGAGCCTCGAAGCGCAGCTACAGACCGCCACCACCACCATCGATTCGTTGAAAGCCCGCATTAGCACGCTCGACCAGCAGCTCAAAGACCGAGAGAAAGCCTATGAAACGGTTCGGTCCCGCCTCTTGGAACGAGACAAATTGGTGCCGCAATATAACGCGATGATTGCGGAAATCCATCAGGCCAGACACCGTATCGCAGCACTCGAACAGCAGATAAATGAACAGGTGCGGGATGTGGCTCCACGACCCAGGAATACTCCCCCCACGGGCCGGCAACGCGTCGCGTCTACGGACCAATCAGCGGGCGAGACCGGAAGACCGACGCTCGGCGAAAAATCCGCACTCACGGGAAAATCTACCGGCCGCAGTGGAGGCCCATCTCAGAGTCCTTCTTCACAATCAGAAGCCAGGAGTGGAAACTTTGCAGACGTGAAGGAAGAACTCCTCAGAGTCCTGTCCACGGACAGTGGGCAAAAAACCCTCAGCTTCAGACAGGATGGAAACCGATTGACGGTTGCACTCGCAAGCAACTGGCTATTTACTGCCGGCGACGCGTCGCTGACCCCGGAAGGCACCACCATGCTGAAACGAATCGGCACTGTGCTGGGTCCGCTTTCCGACAAATTCGTACAAGTCACCGGCCACACCGACAATCAGGCCCTCAGCAAAGGCCTCCAAAAATCATTCCCCGACAATAAAGCGTTTTCTTGGGCTCGTGCGGAGAATGCTCGCAGGGCATTAGTGACCGGAGGGATGCCTGCCGACCGAACAAAGGCCGTGGGACTGGCCGATACACGCCCGCTCACATCCAATGCTACTGAGCAGGGAAGACAGAAGAATCGTCGGCTGGAATTGATCATCTTCCAGAATCCGACTGTTGCGTCAGCGGTCGAGGAGTCAGGACGCGAACACGATCGCCTCGCAGCGCTCAGCGCCATACACTAG
- a CDS encoding OmpA family protein — protein sequence MTDSRIIPLVVSALLLTACTTPQAPNDTASRALNEMKAVAKPLPPKPDPRDARIADLEQQNANRDAELARLRSSLTGELDQAKTRAAGLDAQLSQRDQELAALRTTSGDKDRLANQLSTAERQLSAKDQELAALRSGVGEKDHLATQLAALQGQLSSKDRELTGLKGNAADRDRLSSELAQAKQRITELERQLAAKDHELAGLKNAASDREKLVADLAAAKQRASDLESELGRRDHEMANLKGALDQHKTSLAEAKDDLSKLLQAEVAKGNVTMKQLGDQLTLGLATTLLFDSGEATLKPGGADVLHRIGSVLKQYPDRSIHVVGHTDNVPIKGRLAKTYPTNLELSQARAESARQALTDGGMAAAKIDATGHADSRPIASNATAEGRQKNRRVEIVVGQ from the coding sequence ATGACCGACTCTCGCATCATTCCCCTGGTAGTGAGCGCCTTGCTGCTTACCGCCTGCACCACGCCACAGGCACCCAATGACACCGCAAGCCGGGCGTTAAATGAAATGAAGGCTGTCGCGAAGCCACTCCCGCCGAAGCCCGATCCGCGCGATGCCAGGATAGCAGACCTTGAGCAACAGAACGCCAACCGCGATGCGGAGCTGGCCCGGCTTCGCTCCTCGCTCACCGGCGAACTGGATCAGGCGAAGACTCGAGCCGCTGGGCTTGACGCTCAACTCAGCCAACGCGATCAGGAATTAGCCGCGCTTCGGACGACCTCCGGCGACAAGGACCGGCTGGCCAATCAACTGTCTACGGCCGAACGGCAACTGTCGGCGAAGGATCAGGAACTGGCAGCCCTGAGAAGTGGCGTCGGTGAGAAGGACCACTTAGCCACACAATTGGCGGCGCTCCAGGGACAGCTGTCCTCGAAGGATCGGGAACTGACCGGACTGAAAGGAAATGCGGCCGACCGAGATCGCCTTTCGTCCGAGCTGGCGCAGGCCAAACAACGGATTACCGAATTGGAGCGACAGCTGGCCGCCAAGGACCACGAACTGGCAGGCCTAAAAAACGCAGCGAGCGACCGTGAGAAACTTGTCGCAGATCTTGCCGCGGCCAAACAGCGAGCATCAGACCTCGAAAGCGAGCTCGGGCGCCGAGATCACGAAATGGCCAACCTCAAAGGTGCGTTGGATCAACACAAAACCAGCCTGGCCGAGGCAAAAGATGATCTCTCGAAACTGTTGCAGGCTGAAGTGGCTAAAGGCAACGTCACGATGAAGCAGTTGGGCGACCAACTCACGCTCGGACTGGCCACCACTTTGCTGTTCGACTCCGGGGAAGCCACGCTCAAGCCGGGTGGGGCGGATGTTCTGCACCGTATCGGCAGCGTGTTGAAGCAGTATCCTGATCGTTCGATCCATGTGGTCGGCCACACCGATAACGTGCCGATCAAGGGAAGACTGGCGAAGACGTATCCGACGAACCTCGAACTCTCTCAAGCCCGCGCCGAAAGTGCACGTCAAGCGTTGACCGACGGCGGCATGGCGGCGGCAAAAATTGACGCGACGGGGCATGCGGACAGCCGGCCGATTGCCAGTAACGCAACCGCCGAAGGTCGGCAGAAAAACCGGCGCGTCGAGATCGTCGTCGGCCAATAA
- the mscL gene encoding large conductance mechanosensitive channel protein MscL, whose translation MGMMSEFKEFAVKGNVLDMAVGVIIGGAFGKIVSSVVSDILMPPIGLLMGKVDFSSLFIPLTEDAKGKSLAAAKAAGAATINYGVFLQTLLDFTILAFVIFMVIKQMNRFKKATPPGPPPAPPKEEVLLTEIRDLLKNQRH comes from the coding sequence ATGGGCATGATGAGTGAATTTAAGGAGTTTGCCGTCAAGGGCAATGTGCTCGATATGGCCGTGGGAGTTATCATCGGCGGGGCGTTCGGAAAGATCGTCTCATCCGTCGTCAGCGATATCCTGATGCCCCCCATCGGCCTGTTGATGGGAAAAGTGGACTTCTCAAGCCTCTTCATCCCGTTGACCGAGGACGCCAAGGGAAAATCGCTGGCCGCAGCCAAAGCTGCCGGAGCCGCCACCATTAACTACGGCGTCTTTTTGCAGACCCTGCTCGACTTTACTATTCTGGCCTTCGTGATTTTCATGGTCATCAAACAAATGAACCGTTTTAAGAAAGCGACCCCGCCCGGGCCGCCGCCTGCCCCGCCCAAGGAAGAAGTGCTCCTGACAGAAATCCGAGATCTCTTAAAGAATCAACGTCACTGA
- a CDS encoding DUF481 domain-containing protein — MIRRLGSLFFALLVMTLATSIARAEPPTSADTAPTATPLDAVTLKDGTVIYGQVLGMVADELHIKTSFGPTAGEDIVKVMWPNVAKLTVNRPVPFMLKEGTTVVGTAQSAEPGSMLLKVAPTGTSMAIPLDTVVGMNQPSVIYTGAVQAGFSQTTGNSHLRNGSLLGELSARSESLRLTILGRYIYGDNAQALIVRNSRGTIKLDFFLSKRLYWFASAYFEQDTFQDLKLRTALATGPGYQFLDRGDLAGVFKDMTLWAEAGAAYFNEDFKLADDKSSTRGRWAVKWNWPLWGGDQVSLYHFQEGFQSLANSKDLYVTADTGLRFKVWGGLVSGFQWTMRYNKNPPPGVSDTDNLYLITLGYSFDTSRKQ; from the coding sequence ATGATACGCCGACTCGGATCCCTCTTTTTTGCGCTTTTGGTCATGACGCTCGCGACCTCCATTGCGCGAGCTGAACCTCCGACCTCAGCGGACACGGCGCCCACGGCGACGCCCCTGGATGCCGTCACTCTCAAGGACGGAACGGTGATCTATGGCCAAGTCCTTGGCATGGTCGCGGACGAATTGCACATCAAGACCAGTTTCGGACCGACCGCCGGAGAGGACATCGTCAAAGTCATGTGGCCGAACGTGGCCAAGCTCACCGTCAATCGTCCTGTGCCGTTTATGCTCAAAGAAGGCACGACGGTGGTCGGCACCGCACAATCTGCCGAACCTGGGAGCATGCTCCTGAAGGTTGCGCCGACCGGAACATCCATGGCGATTCCGCTCGATACGGTAGTGGGAATGAACCAACCTTCCGTCATCTATACCGGCGCCGTCCAGGCCGGGTTCTCGCAAACGACCGGCAACAGCCACTTGCGGAACGGCAGTTTACTGGGCGAACTCTCTGCCCGCAGCGAATCGCTTCGCCTGACGATCCTGGGACGCTATATCTACGGCGATAACGCCCAAGCCCTCATCGTGAGAAACAGCCGCGGCACCATCAAACTTGACTTCTTCCTTTCGAAGCGGTTGTATTGGTTCGCGTCCGCCTACTTCGAACAAGATACCTTTCAAGATCTCAAACTGCGCACGGCGCTTGCCACGGGCCCCGGCTATCAATTCCTCGATCGCGGTGACCTGGCCGGTGTCTTCAAAGACATGACCCTCTGGGCGGAAGCCGGCGCCGCCTACTTCAACGAAGATTTTAAACTCGCCGATGATAAGTCCAGCACTCGCGGTCGATGGGCCGTGAAATGGAATTGGCCGCTCTGGGGCGGCGATCAGGTCAGCCTGTACCACTTCCAGGAAGGGTTTCAGTCGTTGGCCAATTCGAAAGACCTCTACGTAACGGCCGACACCGGATTGCGGTTCAAAGTGTGGGGAGGGTTGGTCAGCGGGTTTCAGTGGACCATGCGGTATAACAAGAACCCCCCACCGGGCGTGTCGGATACCGACAATCTCTATCTGATCACGCTGGGATACAGCTTCGACACCAGCCGGAAACAGTAG
- a CDS encoding helix-turn-helix transcriptional regulator, giving the protein MNKFVTLSHPRPDEPTVREREILNHIWAGLTSHEIAARLQIAPKTVESHRANLLRKFRASNSAQLLRLALLEGILQVSSTHPTPSAIVRRTQHPKGARKLASLK; this is encoded by the coding sequence ATGAACAAGTTCGTAACCCTTTCACACCCACGCCCCGATGAGCCAACCGTGCGGGAACGCGAAATACTGAATCACATTTGGGCCGGCCTGACGAGTCACGAAATTGCCGCCCGGCTCCAGATCGCCCCCAAAACGGTAGAATCACACCGCGCCAATCTGTTGCGGAAATTCCGTGCATCTAACTCGGCACAACTACTCCGCCTGGCACTGCTTGAGGGGATTCTGCAAGTTTCGTCGACACATCCGACCCCCTCTGCTATCGTACGGAGGACTCAACACCCCAAAGGGGCGCGGAAACTGGCCAGCCTCAAATGA
- a CDS encoding sigma-54 dependent transcriptional regulator, translating into MAHKTSPAEADRLYAALLERFQFAVLEHVTDTQFRIIGHPPAWLFHLYPEAQYNLQLSVDARTPVLQNFLADAAEAWGIDGDSITRSGFWTEQRGTDEPWHVEAMALRQDSCRLLLIQRSTATYDQQATLLQRAREQVLQQHEHDRAHQRTQQKLTTQLVDMERSRDDVAVILQQLGLATLLIDQEGQVRFLSASAARLLDTPTPSNPDELRWDTLLRLTKGDRLALQSMLRQPASARERVRCRIETQTGRHLWLDIEVQDDPRDTGIKILFLHDMTDVHHLRRLLELKAHYHDLVGKSSVMSQIYEQIQDLARVDATVLIEGETGTGKELVARALHQASARRTGPFIAANCAGLTDSLLGSQLFGHKKGAFTGAIDDQQGLFEAAQGGVLFLDEIGDIPHTVQTHLLRVLQEKEVTRLGETKPRKVNVRVLTATHHNLSQDVAKGTFRADLLYRIRVARIQLPPLRERKEDIPLLVTSFLSEGRASMGKAIHRAGPAALATLMDYHWPGNVRELKSTIECAMIHCKGDTLDATDLPPELRQRPSDAPSETVRPEDERSRFAAALGQARGNRTKAARLLGMSRATFYRRLNELGLPTE; encoded by the coding sequence GCAGCTGTCAGTGGATGCGCGCACACCGGTGCTCCAGAATTTCCTCGCCGACGCCGCAGAGGCCTGGGGCATAGACGGCGACTCGATCACGCGCTCGGGCTTTTGGACCGAGCAAAGGGGAACCGACGAGCCCTGGCACGTTGAGGCCATGGCACTACGACAAGACTCCTGCCGCCTCTTACTGATCCAGCGAAGTACGGCGACCTATGACCAACAGGCCACGCTTCTTCAGCGAGCACGTGAGCAGGTCCTCCAGCAGCACGAACACGATCGCGCGCACCAGCGCACCCAGCAGAAACTCACCACGCAACTAGTAGACATGGAGCGGTCGCGGGATGACGTCGCCGTCATTTTACAGCAGCTTGGACTCGCCACTCTGCTGATCGACCAGGAGGGGCAGGTACGCTTTCTCAGTGCGTCCGCAGCTCGCCTTCTGGACACACCCACACCCAGCAACCCCGATGAACTCCGTTGGGACACTCTGCTGCGGCTCACAAAAGGCGACCGGCTGGCCCTGCAATCGATGCTGCGGCAACCCGCATCCGCGCGGGAACGAGTCCGGTGTCGCATTGAGACCCAAACCGGGCGGCACCTGTGGCTCGACATCGAAGTGCAAGACGACCCGCGAGACACGGGAATCAAAATCCTGTTCCTCCACGACATGACCGACGTCCACCATCTCCGACGTCTGCTGGAGCTGAAGGCGCACTACCACGATCTGGTCGGCAAAAGCAGCGTCATGTCCCAGATCTATGAACAGATCCAGGATTTGGCCCGTGTCGACGCAACCGTTCTGATCGAGGGGGAGACCGGGACGGGCAAAGAATTAGTCGCGCGTGCGCTCCACCAAGCGAGTGCCCGGCGAACAGGCCCGTTCATCGCGGCTAATTGCGCAGGACTCACCGATTCGCTCTTGGGCAGCCAATTGTTCGGCCACAAGAAGGGCGCGTTTACCGGAGCGATCGACGACCAGCAAGGACTCTTCGAGGCCGCCCAGGGCGGCGTCTTGTTTCTCGATGAGATCGGCGATATTCCCCACACCGTCCAAACCCACCTACTTCGTGTGCTGCAAGAGAAAGAAGTCACGCGACTGGGTGAGACCAAACCGAGAAAAGTCAACGTGCGGGTGTTGACGGCCACTCACCACAATTTGAGCCAGGATGTCGCGAAAGGCACCTTCCGCGCCGACTTGCTCTACCGGATTCGAGTCGCACGGATCCAGCTCCCGCCGCTCAGGGAGCGAAAAGAAGATATTCCCCTCCTCGTCACCTCGTTCCTCAGCGAGGGACGGGCCAGTATGGGAAAAGCCATCCATCGGGCCGGCCCGGCCGCGCTGGCCACGCTGATGGACTATCACTGGCCCGGCAATGTGCGGGAGCTCAAGAGCACGATCGAGTGCGCGATGATTCATTGCAAAGGGGACACACTCGACGCCACGGACCTTCCGCCGGAACTTCGACAGAGACCATCCGATGCTCCCTCCGAAACAGTCAGGCCAGAAGACGAGCGCAGTCGATTTGCGGCCGCTCTTGGACAAGCTCGTGGGAACAGGACCAAGGCCGCACGCCTCCTGGGAATGAGTCGCGCCACCTTCTACCGCCGCCTAAATGAACTCGGTCTCCCAACCGAGTAA